From Aedes albopictus strain Foshan chromosome 1, AalbF5, whole genome shotgun sequence, one genomic window encodes:
- the LOC109412592 gene encoding neprilysin-4-like, whose amino-acid sequence MKTKIVRNFESKHPLIDCGWRDMELKIANNAPKKRSSDKASGCELGIDERTGRLQWCPGYRFAKVLFVIPAAMLPLALLFLVLTRLHVVGSVNHSPLTRHDDHDLRYYADHSNKLDELQCKPVRSSLSEVLEAEERDILKDVRTSFVPSSSVIHCAPDDRYDDLHSIPDDVGRSDIVNFFRAKRFSNRQRKAKKSVLQKIAWSSDGSAESIRSAQVEIMKKYMDLKTSPCDDFYQYACGNWDRVNPIPKDKAGLDTFEMLRESLDSVLKHLLLETSDGSLLEIENSLGTTLNPLETEHLRRVRKRIISKRDTLNKLVREAQIRKTRRELASHVALENAVENAETKARHLFISCMNYSLIEQRGLDPLFKLIDSLGGWPVLNPDWDEENFDWLNLTAQIRKFNNDILIVEWVGPDIKNSDENIIQFDQTSLGLPTRDYFLQPSNKKYLDGYKQFMIDVIQLLGVQPEIANVAADEMLDFEIQLANITSSVEERNNVSVLYRKVILENLHEEIPEIDWTRYLSIVMEKPINSSEFVVMFAVNYMKDLVLLINDTEPRTVANYILWRFVRHRINNLDDRFLQAKQKFSNVLFGREKSPPRWKNCVNQVNANMGMAVGAMFVRKYFDENSKRDTLAMTHELQQAFREILNETEWLDSPTKHLAEMKVNAMSLRIGYPDFILSHKDLNEKYADLEIHPEKYFENTLNVLSHIRRTDQNKIGQTVNKTAWHTAPAVVNAYYSRNKNQIMFPAGILQPPFYHRYFPKSMNYGGIGVVIGHELTHGFDDKGRLFDRDGNLYRWWSDHAIEAFHERATCLVQQYGKYTIDEIGVQIDGENTQGENIADNGGIKQAFRAYTKWLSEQSDPRVLEQETFPELNVTSAQLFFLNFAQVWCGAMRPEATRNKLKTAVHSPGRFRVIGTLSNSEDFAREYGCPVGSAMNPADKCSVW is encoded by the coding sequence atgaaaacaaaaatagtACGAAATTTCGAGAGTAAACATCCATTGATAGACTGTGGTTGGAGAGATATGGAACTGAAGATCGCGAATAATGCACCCAAGAAACGTTCGTCAGATAAAGCGAGCGGCTGTGAGTTGGGGATTGACGAGCGAACAGGTCGACTGCAGTGGTGCCCGGGCTATCGGTTCGCGAAAGTGTTGTTTGTGATACCGGCCGCCATGCTGCCGTTGGCGCTGTTGTTCCTCGTGCTCACTCGGCTGCACGTGGTGGGATCGGTCAACCATTCCCCGTTGACGCGTCACGACGATCATGATCTTCGCTACTATGCTGATCATTCAAATAAGCTGGACGAACTGCAGTGCAAACCAGTGCGAAGTTCGTTATCGGAGGTGTTGGAAGCGGAGGAGCGTGATATCTTGAAGGATGTGAGAACTTCGTTTGTGCCGAGCAGTTCGGTGATTCATTGCGCTCCGGATGATCGATACGATGATCTACACTCGATACCGGACGACGTCGGACGGTCGGATATTGTCAACTTCTTCCGGGCGAAGAGGTTTTCGAATCGGCAAAGGAAAGCGAAGAAGTCTGTTCTACAAAAGATCGCCTGGAGCAGTGACGGCAGCGCGGAGAGTATAAGGTCGGCCCAGGTGGAGATCATGAAGAAATACATGGACCTCAAGACCAGTCCATGTGACGACTTTTATCAGTATGCTTGCGGTAATTGGGATCGCGTTAACCCGATTCCCAAGGACAAAGCCGGATTGGATACGTTCGAGATGCTCCGGGAGAGTCTGGACAGTGTCCTGAAGCACTTGCTGTTGGAGACGAGTGATGGAAGTTTGCTGGAAATCGAAAACTCGTTAGGAACTACTTTGAATCCATTGGAAACTGAGCACCTACGAAGGGTTAGGAAGCGGATCATAAGCAAACGTGACACGTTGAACAAGCTGGTCCGAGAAGCGCAAATCAGGAAAACTAGACGAGAACTAGCGTCTCACGTAGCGCTTGAGAACGCCGTCGAAAACGCGGAAACCAAAGCTCGACATCTTTTCATATCGTGTATGAACTATTCACTCATCGAACAACGAGGCCTTGATCCGTTGTTCAAGCTGATCGACTCTCTCGGTGGATGGCCTGTGCTGAATCCCGATTGGGACGAAGAGAACTTTGATTGGCTCAATCTGACAGCCCAAATTCGCAAGTTCAACAACGACATTCTGATCGTTGAGTGGGTCGGCCCGGACATCAAGAACTCCGACGAAAACATCATCCAGTTTGATCAAACTTCCCTGGGCCTCCCGACTCGTGACTACTTCCTGCAACCGTCCAACAAGAAATACCTGGACGGGTACAAGCAGTTCATGATCGATGTTATTCAGTTGCTTGGGGTCCAACCGGAAATCGCCAACGTCGCAGCCGACGAAATGTTGGACTTTGAAATACAGCTTGCTAACATCACCAGCTCCGTTGAGGAGCGCAACAACGTCTCCGTTCTATACCGGAAGGTCATTCTGGAAAATCTCCACGAGGAAATTCCGGAAATTGATTGGACTCGCTATCTCTCGATTGTCATGGAGAAACCGATCAACAGTTCCGAGTTTGTGGTGATGTTCGCCGTGAACTACATGAAGGATTTGGTACTGCTGATCAACGACACCGAACCGCGCACGGTGGCCAACTACATCCTGTGGAGGTTCGTGAGGCATCGCATCAACAACCTGGACGATCGATTCCTACAAGCCAAGCAAAAGTTCTCCAACGTTCTCTTCGGTCGTGAGAAAAGCCCTCCCAGGTGGAAGAACTGCGTCAATCAGGTCAACGCCAACATGGGAATGGCTGTCGGAGCCATGTTCGTACGCAAATACTTTGACGAAAACAGCAAACGGGATACCCTGGCGATGACCCACGAACTACAGCAGGCGTTCCGTGAAATTCTCAACGAAACCGAGTGGCTAGACTCCCCTACCAAGCACCTGGCGGAAATGAAGGTCAACGCCATGTCCCTCAGAATCGGATACCCTGACTTCATACTCTCCCACAAGGACCTCAACGAGAAGTACGCAGATCTGGAAATCCACCCGGAAAAGTACTTCGAGAACACCCTGAACGTCCTCAGCCATATCCGACGAACGGATCAGAATAAAATCGGCCAAACTGTAAACAAAACTGCTTGGCACACGGCTCCGGCCGTCGTCAATGCCTACTACAGCCGCAACAAGAACCAGATCATGTTCCCGGCCGGCATTCTCCAGCCACCGTTCTACCATCGCTACTTCCCCAAATCGATGAACTACGGCGGTATCGGGGTCGTCATCGGCCACGAGCTTACCCACGGCTTCGACGACAAGGGACGGCTCTTCGATCGTGACGGCAACCTCTACCGCTGGTGGAGCGATCACGCCATCGAGGCTTTCCACGAACGCGCCACCTGCCTCGTCCAGCAATACGGCAAGTACACCATCGACGAGATCGGTGTCCAAATCGACGGCGAAAACACCCAAGGAGAGAACATCGCCGACAACGGCGGCATCAAGCAAGCCTTCCGGGCCTACACCAAGTGGCTCTCGGAGCAGTCCGATCCCCGTGTGCTGGAGCAGGAAACCTTCCCGGAGCTGAACGTCACCAGCGCGCAGCTGTTCTTCCTCAACTTTGCCCAGGTGTGGTGCGGAGCGATGCGACCGGAGGCCACCCGGAACAAGCTGAAAACGGCCGTGCACAGTCCGGGCCGGTTTCGAGTGATCGGAACGTTGTCCAACTCGGAGGATTTCGCCCGAGAGTATGGCTGCCCGGTGGGCAGTGCCATGAACCCGGCCGACAAGTGCAGCGTTTGGTGA